The Rhodococcus sp. B50 DNA window ATGACCGGCAGGATCGCGGTGTCCATCAGGGGGAAGAACAGGGCGGCCGCAACGACCAGTGCCGCAGACGACTTGATGTAGATGTTGCGGCGTCCTACGAGATCGGAACGCCACGCGGCAAAGGCCATGCCGGCCATCCAGAACGGGCACGAGGCGATCAGCAGCGTGAGCATCGTGGTCTTGCTGAAACCGAGCGTGGCCTCGCCGTACTTGAGGACGTAGACCATGTAGGCGTAGGCGATGCCGTTGGTGGCGATGAAGGTGCCGCCGGCGAGCAGCACGGTCTTCCAGTGCTGGGTCAGCACCTCGAGGATCGGCAGTTTCTCCTCGGTCGCGGGTGCGTCCTTGGCGGCCTTGAACTCCGCGCTCTCCTCGAGACCCAGGCGGATCCACATGGCGACGAAGACGAGTACCGCCGAGGCGAGGAACGGGACGCGCCAGCCCCAGGCGTTGAACGTCTCCTCGCTGAGGAAGGCGGTCAGCGGCAGGTAGACGAGGTTCGCGAGCAGCACACCGGCCGGCACACCGATCTGCGGCGCCGCACCGTAGAGGCCGCGCTTTCCGGCCGGGGCGTTCTCGGTGGCGACGAGCACCGCTCCGCCCCACTCACCGCCGACACCGAGACCCTGGATGAAACGCAGGGCGACGAGCAGGATCGGTGCCGCCACGCCGATAGCCGCGTAGTTCGGGAGCAGACCGATCGCCACGGTCGCGAAGCCCATCAGCAGCAGCGAGACGACGAGCATGGACTTACGGCCGATGCGGTCACCGAAGTGACCCATCACGACGCCGCCGATGGGGCGTGCGATGAACCCGACCGCGAGCGTGGCGAAGGCCGCCAGCGTTCCGGCCACGTCGGACGAACCGGGGAAGAACTGCGGGCCGAGCACGA harbors:
- a CDS encoding MFS transporter, which codes for MTVLDSTPQSSTRAARKAALGSFVGTAIEWYDFFIYGTAAALVLGPQFFPGSSDVAGTLAAFATLAVGFIARPIGGVVMGHFGDRIGRKSMLVVSLLLMGFATVAIGLLPNYAAIGVAAPILLVALRFIQGLGVGGEWGGAVLVATENAPAGKRGLYGAAPQIGVPAGVLLANLVYLPLTAFLSEETFNAWGWRVPFLASAVLVFVAMWIRLGLEESAEFKAAKDAPATEEKLPILEVLTQHWKTVLLAGGTFIATNGIAYAYMVYVLKYGEATLGFSKTTMLTLLIASCPFWMAGMAFAAWRSDLVGRRNIYIKSSAALVVAAALFFPLMDTAILPVMLVAMVGLGFTLGCCAGPQSALFAELFPAKIRYSGASLGYQVGAILGGGLAPMVATSLFAATGTSLSITGYFVLIALISLMSILLLRVPSAGHADFTDSRRSSEEGV